Below is a window of Myxococcales bacterium DNA.
GGCAGTCCGGTACAAGAAACCTCGCACCCGGCTCGGCTCGACCTCGTCGAAGCGACGCGAGAGTGAGACGAAGACCTCTTGAGCCCAGTCTTCGGCGTCCGAATCCGGCACTCCGAACCGTCGCAGGGACCGCCACACGAATTCATAGTGTTGCACGACGAGTGCTCTGAGCTGCTCGTGTCGCTCGACCGCGCGCGGCGGCTCTTCGGCCTGGTCGGCGCGCGCGGCGGAGTACTCGTTCGAATCGGCCGCGAGCGCGCTCACCGCCCTAGATTCCCAGAACCCCGAGGTTTGATCACCTGGTCTCGGCGCTGAACCCGAATCCCGCGCGCCCGACCAGAAGTGGCGGCTCGTGGACCACTTCACGTGGATTCTCGAAGACGTAGGCTCGGCGAGTGAGCGGTGCGGCGGCGCCCCCGAAGAGCTCCAGTCGGTAGCGGTCGGCGAGGACCCAAGAAAAGCGGGTCGCGACCCCGAGCTCGAACCAGGGGCGGGTCACCGAATCGGGGCTTTGCAGATCGCCTCGCGCGAGCCCTTCCGCTTGAATGACTCCGCCTTCGACGCTCGCGCACCCAGTCAGCAGCAGGTCGCCCGTTTGGATCGCGGCCGGGCACGCATCGAATCGTCCGGTGGTGAGGACGAAACGCGCCGCGCCCGAGCCGAGGGTGCGGACGCCCGTACTCGCGCGTGAAATTGTCGCTCTAAAGCCTGGACCGGCTCGACCGTCCACGCCGAGCTCGCCGAAGAGATGGGCGCCGTACAGTGTTCGTGGTGCCGGCCCGCTCGACACGACCCCACCTGCCCCGAAGAGCCCCATGGTTCCCCCGCGGGGGACTTCCGGCACCCTCTCCGGCGCGTTGTCGGAATCGGGCTCCAGGGCTCGTGGTAGTGGCGCGTCGGAGGGCACGCTTGGTGGCTGCGACAGGTCGAGCGCGATGGTGGGGTCGAGCGCCACGGCCACGATCAGCGCGAGCGCCTTGGCTACCGAATCGCAGGTCGCGCCCGTCACGCCTCGGGGACTCTCGTCCTGCCAGAGCTCGACTTGCCCTTGCCACTCTTCTCCGCTCCGGATGATGCGGACGACGAACATCTGCTCACCGCGGCCCGGGGCATGCTCGGCGTCTCTCGCGCGAGCCGCGATCTGGGCCACAAACCCTGCGTGATCGAGGCAGCCCTCGTCGGCGCGGTAGTCGAGGTCGTAGCCAATGGGCGCGGCCAAGGCGGTCTCGATTCCTCCGCACAAGCCCAGCACGACAATCGGCGGTGCCATTCGTGGTCGCACGACCAACGCAATCTCGCCCGACGACATCTCCAGGTCAAATTCGGGCCATGTCCTGGAGTGGCCGCAACGACGACGACTGCTGGAGCGTGTCGGGACTTGGTACGCCACGAGCGATGCCGATGAACGTCGGGCAGTCGCAGTCGATCGCATTCGACGCTGTCGCCACGCCCTCGGTGTGCACGAGAGTGTTGCAGGACTTGAGCTGCAGGAGCGGGCCGGCGTAGTCCTCCGCCGGGGCCTCACACGAGTAGCGCGATTGCAGGCGGGTGCGTGGGTCGCGAACACGGTTCCTGTGGTCGCCCAGCGCCGAGGCGCGTCTTGGCGCGCGCGAAGCGGTCGCGGTCGCCTACGCGAACCCCGTTTGGCGCCGGCTCCGCGCTGGGTTCCTCGGATGCCGGCGCACGCGCCGTCCGCACTATCCGCATGTCTGCCCCAGCGAGGTGGTGGAGGCGCACTTCAGGGGCGGCAAGACGAATGGGTCTCGAGATGGCGACGTGTCGATAGAGGGGCCGGTGCACGAGTCGCCGCTCACCACCGGACTGGCGCCGGACCCACGATCTGGCGTTCACCCGCAAGCACCGAGCCTCAAACACCACCAAGACGCTCAGCCGAACGTGCGCTTCCACATGCAGATGTCGCCGAAACCGTACGGATGGGAAATGCAGCGCATCGTGGCCGGGCAGTCGGCGTCGTTCACGCACGGCAGCACGCAGAGCTGCTGGGTCGTCCCCGCCTTCGTCTGGCAGACCGGCGCCGGGCCGTTTTCGACGCTGGGGCACTCCTCGTCGGCGCTACAGACGTAGCTGCACGACTCCCAGAAGGCGCAGCCGTCGTGGAAGCCGAAGCCCGTGCAGTCGTTCCCCACGTGGTCCGACGGGTAGCCATAGGCATTCCCCGCGGTGCCGTCCCAAGTGTCACCACCCTTGGTGTAGCCCCCGGCGGCCGCTTCGCCGCCGCACCCGCCGCTCTTCCCGCTGGTGCCGGCGACGCTGGTCAGCGCGTTGGGGTCGGACTCGGGCTCCGTAGGGTTCACGCACGCGATGGGAACGAAGACGAACAGCAGAGCAACGACTCTGTCATGAAATGACATCCGGCATGCCTCCCGGTTCGGAGGAACCTAGCACGCGCCGTTCGTCGCGCAGCGAATCGCTCGGCGTTCGATGGGAGGAACCCAGCGCTCGATCGCGCAGACCGAGTTCGACGCGTGTATCTCGCGGGCACAGTGGCGCGCGACCGCCCGGCTCCGAGGGTCGAGCGTCCCAGCGAACGAACGACGAATGCGTGCCTCGTCGCAGCGGAAGAACCGTTTCAGCGTGAAACAGCTCGGGGGTTCAACACCCGGAGCCGTACATTTTCGCGAAAACCTCTTTCCACTTCTCGGTCATGTGAGCGAAGCCGGCGGGCCCCGGGTGAGTCCCGTCGCCCTGGAGCCAGTGGGTGTTGTCGGCGCCGCAGTGCGGGCATCCTCTCAGATCGGCGTTGCGTCCGTGACCCAGGAAATCGGGGTAATGGTCGACGGCGACGGAATCCGCGCGCTGCTTCGCGACGTCGATGAACAGGGCCTTGTTCACGTCCTGGAGGAGTTGCTCCTGCTCGTCGGTGACTCCGCGGCTCGGCCCTGGTGGATCCGGACACTGGTCGTAGGGGCTGTACTGCGTGTTCAGGAGGAACGTGGCGCCATCGGGAAACCGCGAGGTGTCGGTGAAGTAGGCGAAGACTTCGCTCCAAGCCTTGTTCCAACCCAGGTAGTCGATCTTGTCCGTCGCCAGGTCGTTTCCTATCGCGTAGACCCAGACGAGCACGTGCCCGGGACCGCCCGCGACAGCTTGCGCCTGCACCGGCAGTTCGGCGGTGAAAGCTCCACTCTTGGCCTTGGACTCGAGCACGACGCCGGGCGCAATGGTTTGCTTCAAGTGATCCACCAGCTGGTTTGGCGTGCACTCGGACGGTCCGACTCCCAGGCATGCGGCGATGCTGTCGCCCAGGACGACGAGCCTCGCCGGTTTGGGACGGCACGCGTCGAGCCCGTAGATGTCGTCATTGGTGTCCGGAGGCGGGCTCGACGACGGCGGGTCGCAGCTGGGGGGCTCGCCGTCCTGGTAGAAGCTCAGGCGGAAGCGATCGCAGTTCTTGACCAACGGCAGGCAAGCCGCGGGCGTCTCGATCAGGTAGCCGGCGTTGGAGCAGACCTGGGTGTCATTCCAAGCATCGAGGCACTCCAGGTAGTCACTCACCAGGATCGGGCAGCTGCCCGGCGGTCCCAAGGTCAGACCTGAGCAGTCCAGCGTTTGCTCGGCACCTGCCACCGAGCTGTGACACGTCGCCACGGCCGTTTCACACTCGGCCACGCCGGCCAGTGCATGCCCGTGGTCCGGCAGGGGTCGACGTGGGCCAGCACTGCCTTGCACAGGGTTTCCGCCTGCGCGCTGTCGAGCTCGTCCAGCGGCAGCTCAGCGATCTCTGCGAGCTCGGGCGGGTCCGGCGTGGGAGCCCATTTCTCGTCGCGACCGCAGCTCGACAAGAGCAGAAGGCCCAGTGCCACGCCCCAGGCGGAGCCTTTCATCACGGCACCTCCGGTAGCTGGGCGATGCCGATCTCGGCGACGGTCGCGAACGCCACGCGGCCGTCCGGCAAAGCGACGACACGCGGGGTGTCGCCCATCGAGATGTCTCCGGATCGGAGCATGAACGAAGCCTCCAACTGGTATTGGACGCAGCGAGATCCGTCGGTCGACACTTGCACCAGCAAGGACTTCGGCTGCGGGAAGGAAACGTCCTGAGCGACGAGGGCTCGGCCATTGGAGTCGACCGCCACGAGGTCGTTCAAGCCGAAGCTCATCGGAAGTCGCGCGCGCCAGAGACTCTTTCCGTCGCGGTCGAGAGCATCCAGGGCCTGAAAGGACTCACCCCCGTTGTCGAGGTATTGGCTGACGTAAGTGGTCCCATCTGGACCTGCCGTGGCCGACGCCATGGGCGTGGGAACCTCACGGGTCCACACCAACCTGCCGTCAGGCGCAACCCGAACGATCAGAATGGGCGCGGCCTTGCCAAATTCGGGGACCAACCGCAGCTGGAATGTCGTCGATCCGTCCGAGTCCCCACCGACGAGCTCCATCCGATCGACGGTGAGGCTCGAGAGGGCGGACTGGTTCCACGACAGACGCCCGTCCGAAGTGAAGCGCGCGACTCCGGCGCGTCGGGTCGCGACGGGTGGCTGCGCATCGTGGTCGACGCTCTCGACGTACGAGTAACCCACCACCGCGTGGTTCGCCCTGAGGTGCGTGTGGCTGGACAGCGCGTCTTGCACGAGCCAGCGGGCGCTCGTGAGGTCGCCCCTCGCGCCGTGTCGGCGCCACCAGATCCCGGTTGCTCCGTGACCGGGCCCTATCCAGGATAGCCCTGCGCCACTCGCGCGGATCCCGCGGGTTCGCTCGAGGATCGACCCTAAGCCGACCGCCACGTCGGCCGCGATGGCCAAACACTCATCCCCGGTCGGCCCAAATCGGAGTAGCGCGAACCCCGCGCGCTCGTGGGGCTCGGGCATCGGGTATTGGATTGGATGCAGTAGCCAGGCGCTGACCCACAGCGAGCCGTCTGAGCCAAGAGTGAGGTCCTCTCCGATCACTGGGCACGAGCCATAGGGGCACGGCAGCGTTCCGTTCTTGGTCTTCCATTCGACCACCGCCTTGGCCTGCACCGGTTCGCAATCGACCAGGGGGCCGGGAGTCAGAGGCTCGCGCTTCGGGAGCGTGCAGTCCGTTGCCAGGCAGCTACCTGGGACGACCGGCGGCTCCGCAGCGGGCATGACCTCCGGCTCCGAGCACGCCAACAACACGAAACAAGGAATGCCGAGCCACATCGAGCCGCCGTGCACCATTGGTCCGCCCACCTTCCATCCCCCCCTAGCGTTAGTCGTCACTGGACCCGGAGCCGAGCGGTTCCGGATCCAGAATCTGTGGCGCTCCACAGGCCGCTGCGCTCCGACCGCGCGAACGCCGCGCGAGTTCCGCGGTCGTATCTCCCGCGCGCGCGCATTCATTTCCGGTAGACCAGCCTGTTGCCGAGCTCGCGTTCGAGCGCATGCTTGGTTCATGTTGGTCCAGGTGCTCCCCGCACGGCTTCGGCCGGCATGGTTCCTCGTCGCCATCGCGATGGTGGCATCCGTCGCTGCCTGCACGAGTTCGTCTGACGAAAGCGGGCGCAAAACCGCCGGGAGTACTGATGCCGGAAGTGGCGGAAGTGGCGGGACTGGAGGCACCGGGACGCAGAGCGCGTGCGATCCGCTTGCGCCGAAGGGCATCGCGCTGGGCGAGGTCGTGGGCGTCGGGAAGGATGCGGCGGGGACGTTCTACGTCGACTCCTCGAACGGGATCTTCGTGTCGGGCACCGGCAACTTGATCCGCCAGCACGTGATCGGCACGGGGCAATCAGGCAGTAACGAGTACAACTTCTCGTTCGTGGCTCCAGGGGCGGACTACTCCACCGCGCGGAATCTGCTCGTCGAGACGACTGCGGGCAAAGCCACGGCGATGGCTCTCGGACCCGATGGCAAGACCTTCCTGGGCCAGCCAAGCACGGGAATCACCATGCTCACTCTCGTCGATCCCTCCACCGTGTCCGGGATGCCGCTCGTGAACACGCCGAACGTCATCGCCTACGTCGCCGACGTGGCCAACGGCAATGTCATCTTGGCGACGCGGCCGATGGGCGGCGATTCGACGTCGAGCAGCGGTGGTCTTGCCATCTTCTACGGCCCGCCCACGGCGGTCGCCCAGCGCGTCATCACCGAGTTTCAACAGAGCTTGAGCAACAGCGGCACCGTGACCTTCCTCGTCGATGGCACTCCCTACGTCCTTGCGTTCGGGATGATCGCGAGCCCGGACGCCGGCCCGTTTGGAACGTTCGCGCTGCAAAGCCTGACTCCACAAGGCGGCTCGCCGATTGGCATCACCCTGCGCGTGCCGACGCCGGACGAGGTGCCGTCAGACCTGTCGGTCACCTGTTCGACGTGAGTTCTCCCCGCGTTCGCGCGCGGCGACTCCGCCGGTCGTCGCGCGCGGCTATGTGCGCCCGTGCTAGTATTGGGAAAGCGGTAGGAGGAGGCTGCGAGTGAGAATGGCGTCGCTCAACAGGTCTGGCTGGTGGATGCCGTGGCTCCTGGCGCTCAACTGCTGCGGGGCGCAGGCGGAGGATGGGGGTCAGCTCGCGGGCCGTGAATTCCTTCTCGACAGCGCGCAAGGCTTCGAGCCGGTGGCAGGAAGCACGCTGAGCCTGAAGTTCAAGAGCGGCGAAGTGAGGTTCGACGCTGGGTGCAATCTCCTCAATGGCTCCTACTCGGTGAGCGGCGGCCGCTTGGTCGTTACTCACGTGGGCTCGACGAGCATGGGATGCGGTCCAGAGCTCGGCGCGCAAGAGGACTGGTTTCAGGCCTTCATGACGTCGAGCCCACAGATGGACCTGGCTGGGGACTTCCTGACGCTGACCGGCGCGGTTGCCACGCTCGTGTTCCTCGACCGCGAGGTCGCGGATCCGGACCGGCCGCTCGCGGGGCCAACATGGAGGATCGACACCATTTTCGACAACGGCATGGCTAGCGGTGTTTTTTCGGACCCCGCCCGGACACTGGTGTTCCACCAGAGTGGCGGTGTCACAGTCTCCGCTGGCTGCAGCTCCGGCGGCGGGGCCTACGTCGTTCAGGGGGCTCAGATCGTTCTCAGCGGCATGGCGTACTCCGACGAAGGCTGCGCGGGCGCGTTGCCGGCGACAGACGCGCAGGTGCAAGCCGTGTTGAGCGACGGAGCGCTCTCCTACGAAATAGACGCTGCCCGCCTTCGGATTCAGCGCGGAAGCACAGGGATCGGAGCCGTCACCGACTGATTTTTCGGCGAACTGATCGACTGACGCCGCGCTCATTGCGCGTCGTGCCAGCGCAGACCTGCGCACACTGTCGTATCGATGTCGGATCTTGTCGGTTGACGCCTCGTCACCGCGAGGAATCGAGGAACCTGGGTGGATGGCGCGTTTGGCGTCGTCCTGCCGCTGACGATGCTGGTCGCGAGCGCATGCGGTTCCGACGAGGGCCGCCAACGTCACCGATGAAGAGGAGGTCTGCGACGTCGCGGCCTCTCACGGGAATCACGTGTGATAGGTTTGCGCGCATGAGTGGGAAGCCGCTCGCCGCGGTCTGGTTGACTGCCGCGCTCGTACTCGCCACGGTCGCCGAGGTTCGCGCCGACGCCGCGGGTCGGGCGCAACCCGTTCGCGCACGCGATCCCAGTCAATACGTCCGGTTGGGTGCGGGTCTCGGAGCGTACTTCGGTCCGAGGAGCAGCACGTATTACACGGGCACCCCGTGGGGCTCATTCGTCACGTCGACCACTACCGTCGCGGGGCTGAGTATCCCGTTCGAGCTCGCGCTCGGCGGACCCGTGAGCCGGGGCCTGGTGCTCGGCGCCGGCGCCTACGGCGAGGGCGTCCCGCTTCTCGAGCGGCGCGCAGATCCACGCCTCGTCGGCGTGGTCGGGCCAGCGCTCGACTACTACTTCAGCGGCTGGGACGGCTTTCACTTCCAGATCGCCGGCGGCGTGGGCGCCACGATTAGCCGCCAGATACACGCCGCGCCCGGAGCAGCACTCGGCCTCGGCCACGAGTGGTCCACGAGCGTCGATTGGAACGTTGGCTTCAGCCTGAGATTGACCACGCTGCTCGAGCGCGACCCGACGTTCGCGCCAGGCGTCTTGCTAACCACAACGTGCTTCTGAACCTGGATCTACGGGTGAGCGGCTCTTCGCTGTCGATCCAGCCAAGCCCCCGCTTGCAACCGCGGGCCGCGGGTCTATGGTTGTCCAGCATGAACCCTGGGGTGGGGTGGGGTCTTGGCTTCGCGTTGCTCGCGACCGCTTGCGGTGGGAGTGAGGACGCCGCTGGCGGTGGCGGCGCCGATGCGGCCGCTGGTGGCAGTGCCGATGCGGCCGCTGGCGGCGGTGCAGCGGGTGCCAGCGCGACGGGCGGCACGAGCGCGACGGGCGGCACGAGCGCGACGGGCGGCACTAGCTCGACGGGCGGCACGACCAGTGGTGGGGCACCTGGCGGCGGCGGGTCGAGCGGTACGGCGGGCGTGGGCGGGACCGGGGGCAGCGGCGCCGTTTGCGGAAGCCTGCCGTTTGGCGCCCCCGCGGCCTGCGTGAGTTGCGTCGAAGCGAAGTGCTGCTCCCAGATGAAGGGATGCGGCAGCGACGCCGAATGCGTTGCTCTGCGAACCTGCGGCGGGAAACCCGGGTGCTCGTCTGGGCCCTGCTGGCAGCAATGCAAGGTCGACCATGCAGGAGGGCTCCCCGAAATGAACGTGTTCAGCGCGTGCATGGCTCACGAGTGCACGGCCGAGTGCGCCATGCCAACGTCTCTGGTTTGTGGCGTGACCATCCAGGACGCCGCGTGCGCGACGTGTGCGCAGGCGCAGTGCTGCGCCGAGATGTACGCTGCTTCCCAGTCCAGCGATTACTGGGTGTGGACGCAGTGCTACTCCGGATGCGGTACGGACACGGTTTGCATGCAGAAGTGCGACGCGGATCACCCGGCGGGATCGGCGCTCTACGTCACGTACGGAAACTGTCTCCTACAGCAATGTTGGACGGCTTGCGGCAGCTGAAAGTGAGAGGATCAGTACAAGGGCGCAAGCGCCAGGAATGATCCTTGGCCCGCAATCGGTTCGAAGGGTGGACCGAACGGATTCGGCTGCTTCGCCGGCTCGACGAACGTTCCCACGACGAACAGCGAGCTTGGATCACGCGGTCGAAGGGCGGAGTAGTACCAGTGGCCGGTGGAATCGGCGGGACGCTGCTCCGACCCCAAGTACTCCCCGCTGCCGCCGATATTCGTAGCGAACAACCCGACGCAGGGTTCCAGCGTGGGCCCGGGGTCAAAATCCGCGACTACGGCGCACCATCCCGCCGCGGTGACCGAGTCCGCTCCAGCCCAAAGCGCACCTGCGAGGATTGGCTGAGCCCAGAGGAAGCCACCTAATGCATCGAAGCCGGAGAGGAACAGATCGCTGTTGTAGACCTTGACGGAGTGCTCGCCCGGCCCGGGATCGAGGTCGATGGGGGCGCTGCCGCCCTCGGCGATGCCGAAGCTCTCCAGCAGGTAGATCGTCCCGTCTTCGTCGACCGCCACGTCCCCGGCAAAGCCGGAATGGTTTCCCCCCCACTCCCGCGACCAAAGCTTCACCCCGTTCGCGTCGAGTCGCTCGAGCCAGATGTGGTGGGCGCCGAAGCTGCCCGGCGCGGCCGGATCCGCGACCGTCCCGGATACGACCAAACCCCCGTCGGGCGTAAGCGCTACCGCGCCGCCCATATCGTCTCCGGGGCCCCCATACGTCGACGCCCAGCGAAAGCTGCCGTCCGGCGCAAACGCGACGAGGGCGACGTCTTCACCGCCCTTGGTGTCGACCATCGACTCCGACGGGCCTGGGTCGATGTCGGTGAGGACGTGGTAGGTGATCGACGTGACGACACCGCCATCGGGAGTCACTGTCAGAAGTCCGCTGAAGACGACGGCTGCCCAGTCCCAGCTGCGGGTCCACAGCTCCTGCCCGTCTGCGCCGACGCGCTGGAGGAAGACCTCGCCGTTGCCGAGCGCGGTCCCCTCCATTCCCAGGATGTAGGCCCCGCCCTCGGGCTCGGCGGCGATGCTGACGGGCGTGAACGAAAGCCGAGCTCCGATCCAGGTGCCGTCCAGCGAGAACCACGACAGGTAGCCAGTCGGCTCGAAGGCGTCCGGTCCAACCAGCTCCAGGGTGCTCGGACCGGGATCGAAATCCGTTGTTCCTGCGAAACCTCCGCCCACCCAAACACGGTCGCTGCCGACCGCGAGCGCAGACGCCTCCGTCTTCGCGTCACCCCCCCAGGTTCGCACCCAACCTTGAGGACGCTCGACGGGGACAGGCTGCTCCTCGATCGTGACGTGCCCACATGCCAACGTGCCGACGCTACCCACCAAGCTCGCGATGCGCCTGCAGTACCCCATGGGCCGAGTGTCCACGAGGACCGCGCGCTCGCAAGGCCGATTTCCGGTGCACTGCCTCGCATGGCTCGGCGAGCCGACAGCCGGTCGTCCTCCGTCCTGTTTCAAGACCCGCTCAGTATGCAAGAGGTTTGGCGAGCCGGCGCAGCGGGAGCTGTTCGACAAGCGCTGACGCGCGCTCGCGAGGGCCGACGTGCCATTCGTGCTGAGCGGTTTGCCCTCCGGATGTGCGGAAGGGCTCGAGCAGCATCTCGTAGCCGAGCATTCATCCCGACGCAGACCCGAAGGTCAGCGGTGCGGCCGTGCGCAGCAGGGGAAACGGTGGTGCACGCGATGCCTCCGTTGCACATGGGATCAGGTGCTAGATGTGCCGACCGTGTCGAAGACATTGATGACGAAAGCGCGCGGGGCGGCGAGGGCGGTCTCGGGCGGCCGGTGACCCACCGGCAAGACGCCAAGGCAGGAGGGTTCCGCGTCGCGGGTGGAGAAGTCTGCGTCGCGCAAGGGCATGCGCAAGCGAGTCCGATGCAGCGATGGCGCGATGCTTGCGTGCGCAATCCACCATGCCAACTTGTGCCACCGAGGTCCTCCTCGCCGCGCTCTCGGTGAGTTTCGCCTGCGCTTGCGGCGGGCATGTCGCCGACGGCCGCGATCTACTCCACGGGACGGGTGGTGTCGCGGGCAGTGCCGGAGGTGCCGGGGGATCTGCGGGCGCTGTAGTGGGCGGCGCCGGCGGGGGCGCGGGAGCGGGCGCCGGCGCGGGCGGTTGCGCGGCAGACACCCAGGCCGACCCAAAGAACTGTGGTTTCTGTGGTCACGACTGCAGCGCCTGCGCGGGCGGCAGCACTTGCCACGACGGACGCTGCGATCCCGTCGTGCTTGCCACGGAGGCGGGACTCTTCTCGATCGCCGTCGATGCGACGGCCGTCTACGGAGCCGTGGGGGTCGCCGGCACGGTGATGAAGTACCCGCTGGCCGGAGGCCCTCCGGTCGCGTTGGCCACAGGGCAATCGCATCCGGGCGGTCTCATCGTTGCAGGGTCGTACCTCTACTGGGCGAACGGCGAAGTTGGCACCAAGGGTTCTATCGCGCGGCTCCCCCTGGCAGGGGGTCCGCTTGAGACTCTCGCGGCGGCACAGGACGATCCGAGACGGCTCGCCGTCGATGCAACGACCGTGTACTTCACCGCGGCAAACACCGGCAAGGTCTCCAAAGTTCCCCTTGGCGGCGGTTCACCGGTACTGCTCTCGACCGGAGGGACTCCGCAGGGCATCGCGGTGGATGCGAGTCGCATCTACTGGGCCGACGGCGCTGCCAACACCGTGCGGGTGATGCCGGTCGGTGGCGGAGCAGTCTCGGATCTCGTGACGGGTGCCGATGCAGGCTGGGTCGCCGTCGATGAGAAGCGCGTCTACTTCATGGGAAGCGCGCTGCGTGCGGTTCCGATCGGCGGTGCGGCGGTCGAGACGATTGCAGCGGGGCCTTATGTGCCCATCGCGTTCACCAAGGATGCAACCAGCGTGTACACAGGCCACTCGGACTCGTCGGGAACGATCGTCAAGATCCCCCTCGATGGCAGCGCGCCGGTGACCCTCGTCCAGCTGACGGATAACAAGGCCTACGATGTCGCGGTCGACGAGACTTGTGTCTACTACGTGGGCGCGAAGGATGGTGCCCTTGCCAAGGTCGCGAAGTAGTCGCGAGATCGCTCAATTTCCGCAGAGAAACTTGCCCTGCACCAGGGACGTGCGGTGGTCGGCCGTGTTGGCGAGCATGTCGAGACAGTGGAACGGAGCTTCGATGGTTCCAGCGCGGAAGTCAGCGTCGACCCGACAAGAATCCAACGAGCTCATGCTCGTCGCGGCTCGCTCGCCGTGCTGCCAGTTGAATCGCGCGCATGGGATCGAGCACGCGAGAGGCGATCCCGGCTCGACAGCCGTCGATTCGCCGGCCGCGCTGAACGCGCCGTCGTTGCCATCGGGCGCCATGCGGATGCGAAGCTGAAGGTCAGTCTGACCCTGTCGGCTGAACTCGGCGATGAGAACGCTCGGGTACAACTCCTCGTGCCAGCACTTCACCTCGCCGCCGCGGAAGTGGAACTCTTCGAACTTGCCGGCTTGCGAAACCTCTGCGAAGGACGCGTAAGACGCGTCCTTCTCGGTCGTCCCGCCGCACGACAGCGTCATGGCGCACGGTAGCAGCACGGTCAATGAGAGGCGTTGCATGTGGTGCGTCCCAGGTGAAGGACGTTTCGGTGAGCTGGGCTGGTGTCCCGCGCTCATCTGTTGAGCCTAGCTGGACAGCTGGTGGTGCGCCATCACGCACACGGATGGAGGTTTGTGACATCCGTCCAAGCGCCTTGTCGCGGCCGGCTCGGCTCACCCAAGGATTCAACTGCAGCCGATCGTCATGGTCACGAGCCCGCCATCGGGCGAGCTGTCACCGGCGTCAGCGTCCGCCGATACTGGCTCG
It encodes the following:
- a CDS encoding SGNH/GDSL hydrolase family protein is translated as MGPPGSCPILVSDYLECLDAWNDTQVCSNAGYLIETPAACLPLVKNCDRFRLSFYQDGEPPSCDPPSSSPPPDTNDDIYGLDACRPKPARLVVLGDSIAACLGVGPSECTPNQLVDHLKQTIAPGVVLESKAKSGAFTAELPVQAQAVAGGPGHVLVWVYAIGNDLATDKIDYLGWNKAWSEVFAYFTDTSRFPDGATFLLNTQYSPYDQCPDPPGPSRGVTDEQEQLLQDVNKALFIDVAKQRADSVAVDHYPDFLGHGRNADLRGCPHCGADNTHWLQGDGTHPGPAGFAHMTEKWKEVFAKMYGSGC
- a CDS encoding META domain-containing protein, producing MRMASLNRSGWWMPWLLALNCCGAQAEDGGQLAGREFLLDSAQGFEPVAGSTLSLKFKSGEVRFDAGCNLLNGSYSVSGGRLVVTHVGSTSMGCGPELGAQEDWFQAFMTSSPQMDLAGDFLTLTGAVATLVFLDREVADPDRPLAGPTWRIDTIFDNGMASGVFSDPARTLVFHQSGGVTVSAGCSSGGGAYVVQGAQIVLSGMAYSDEGCAGALPATDAQVQAVLSDGALSYEIDAARLRIQRGSTGIGAVTD